Sequence from the Rhabdothermincola salaria genome:
CGAGCCGAGCCGAGCCCGGGGCCGCCGGCCCCGGGCTCGTCGGCATCGCGCCGCTCGCCTTCGGCCTCCCCACCGGGCACACCCCCACCGTGCGCAGCGTCGACCCTCGTCGCTGGGTGACGCCGTCGTTCGGTGGGCCTACGGTGGCCGTCCATGCACGACCTGGTGATCCGTGGGGGCATGGTGGTCGACGGCACGGGAGCGGGCCCGGTGGCCGCCGACGTGGCCGTCGAGGGCGACACGATCGTCGCCGTCGGTCCTGACGTCGGGCGGGGTCGACGCACGCTCGACGCCGACGGCCGGCTGGTGACCCCGGGGTTCGTCGATCTGCACACCCACCTCGACGCCCAGCTGGGGTGGGACCCATTGGCCACCTCGTCGTGCTGGCACGGCGTGACCTCCCTGGTGATCGGCAACTGCGGCGTCACCTTCGCCCCCGTCCGCGCCGGCGACGCCGGCTACCTGGCCCGGATGATGGAGTCGGTCGAGGACATCCCGGCCGACTCGATCCTCGCCGGGCTGCCGTTCAGCTGGGAGAGCTACGGGCAGTACCTCGACTGGCTGGGCTCGACGCCGAAGGGGGTCAACGTCGGGGGCATGGTCGGGCACTGCGCGGTGCGCTACCACGCCATGGGGGAGCGTTCCCTCGATCCCGACGCCGTCCCCACCGACGCGGAGCTGGCCGTCATGGTGGGTGCCGTCGACGAGGCCATGGCCGCCGGCGCCCTGGGCTTCTCCACCTCGCGGACCCGCCGGCACGTGGCCCCCGACGGTCGCAACGTGCCCGGCACCTGGGCCACCGAGACCGAGCTGGTGGCCCTGGCCGACGCCGTCGGTGCCCACGGACGCGGCTTCTTCGGCGCCGCCCCCCGCTTCGACGGCGACGGACCCGGCGTCGAACGGGCCCGCTCGGAGGTGGCGCTCATGGCCGCGATGAGCCGGACCGCGGGGCGCCCGTTCACCTTCAACCTGACCAACACCTTCTCCGACCCCGACCTGTGGCGCCAGACCCTCGGGTTCGTGGCCGGTGCCAACGCCGCCGGGGCTCGCCTGCGGCCCCAGACCACCTCTCGGGGCATCGGCGTGGTGTTCAGCCTCGACCACGCCACGCCGTTCGACAGCCGACCTGGTTGGGAAGCCCTCTCCGGGCTCGACGCCCGGACCAAGGCGGCGGCGATGACCGATCCCGACGTGCACGCCGCCCTCGTCGCCGAGGGCGACGGCCCCGCCGGCGTCGATGCCTGGCGCGACTTCTACGTGCTCACCCCCGAGCGGGGGGCTCGCTACGACTGCGATCCCGCCAGCAGCCTGGCGGCGCATGCCGAGCGGGCCGGCACCAGCGCGGTGGAGGCCTACGTCGACCTCTGCGTGGCCCACGACGGGCAGGTCGTCCTCAACTGGCCGGTGCTCAACCAGGACTTCGGGGTGATCGCCGAGATGCTCACCGACCCCCTGGTGATGATGGGGTTGGCCGACGCCGGCGCCCACGTCGGCCAGATCCTCGACGCCAGCCAGCCCACCTTCTTCCTCTCCTACTGGGTGCGCGAGCGAGGCCTGGTCGACATCGGCGAAGGGGTGCGGCGCATCACCTCCGACACCGCCGCCTTCGCCGGGCTGACCGGCCGGGGGGTGGTGCGCCCCGGGGCCCGGGCCGACCTCAACGTGGTCGACCTCGATGCCCTGCACCTGCCGCTACCGCAGTACGTGCGCGACTTCCCCGGCGACGCCGGTCGCTTCGTGCAGCGAGCCGAGGGCTACGGCTGGACCCTGGTGAACGGCCAGGTGTTCATGGAGGACGGCAGGCACACCGGGGTGCTGGCCGGGCGGCCCCTGCGCGCCGCCTGAGCACGCCGGGGCGGCGTCGAGCACCCGGCTGGCAGGCGGGTTCAGCCCGGGGGGAGGGCGCGGGTCGGTCCCTGCCGCCACGCCACGCTCGATGCGAACCCGGCCGCCGCGACCATGGCGATGGCCACGCCGAAGATCACGCGGAGCGGCCACAGGAGCCCGCCTCCGGCGGCGATGACGGCCCACACCATGGCGCCACCGAGGAAGGCCAGCCCGGCGCTGCGGGGGGTGACGCGGACGGAGCGGCCGATCACGGCGCCCACCACCACGCCGGTCACGGGGAGCAGCACGAGCCCGAGCCACCCCAGCGGCAGTACCCACGCCACGATGCGCACGCCGATGCCGCAGGCCAGGCCGATCACCAGGCACTGGGCCACCCCGCGGGTGGTGGGCTGGGCCGGTGGGGGGTTGGTGGCCGGGGTGCGGTCCATCGTCCCAGTGTGCCTGCTGGGGCCCTCGGCCGGGCAGCGGGCGGGCCCGGAGCGCCGTCAGCCGTGGCGCAGCTGACGGCGAAGGACGGCGGAGGCCGCCCCGAGCAGGACCACCGCGAACCCGGTGAGCACGGCGAGGGAGCCGGCGATGTCGGCGACGCCTCCACCGTCGAAGACCAGCCGCTGCCAGGCGACGATCGCCCAGTAGTGGGGGACGGCGTGGGCGATGGCCAGCATCGCCGGGGGGAACACCTCGATGGGGACCATGCACCCCCCGAGGGCACCGAGGGTGATGCCCACGATGGGCGCGAGGTTGCCGACCTTGTCCTCGTCGCGCCCGATGGCGCCGACCAGCAGGCCGGCGCTGGCCCCGACGGCGGCGAAGGCCACCGTGAGCAGCGCCGCGCCCCACGGGTCGCCCCAGTCCACGTCGAAGAAGAGGGCGCCGATGCCCAGGATGAGCAGCGACTGGACGAGGGCGATGGCGAACCATCCGGTGGCCATGCCCACCAGGACCGTGGTCGTGTCGGTGCGCAGCGAGGCCACCCGACGCAGGATCCCGGCCCGGCGGGCGAGGACGAGGTAGGCGCCACCGGACAGCGACGTGATGAACACGAACAGCACGAGGTTCTGGGGGGCGACCAGGGAGAAGCGGCTGATGTCCCGGGTGCCACCGCCCCCGATGTCGACCATCTCGACGTCGCGGCCGCCATCGCCGCCCTGACCGACGCTGAGGGCGGCGGCGAAGGCGTCCGGGAACGACCCGCCGAGCCCGTCGACCACCACCCTCGCCGCCCCGGCCCGAGCGGCCACGGCGTCGACGGCCCCGCTCACCGCCACCCGAGCGGTGAGCGCGGCCTGGTCGCTGGCGGAACCGAGGAAGGCGATCTCCACCTCCCCGCCCCCCGCCACGGTGTCGTCGAGATCGCCCGGGACGACGACGGCTGCCGACACGTCGCCTCGCCGGATGGCGGCATCGGCGCGGTCCGCGTCGGGGTAGTCGGTGATCGCCACCCCCTCGGCCTCTTCGAGCTCGGCGACGAAAGCCTCCGAGACCGGGCCCGTGGCGGTGTTCACCACGCCGATTCCCACGCGCCCCTCGCCGCCGAAGGCGCTCCCGATGACCACGATGACCAGGATCGGTAGGACGACCATGAACAACAGCGCCGTACGGTCCCGGCTGAGCGACCGGAACAGGACGGCGACGAAGGCCCACACCGCCCTCAGCCGGCTCATGGCGCCATCAGCCGGTGGACGCGGGCGAGGCCGATCGTCCCGAAGACCACGCCGAACCCGACCAGCACGGCGACGGTCGTGGCCAGCTGGGTGGGGTCGGCGGTGCCGGCCGCCAGCTCGGTGAAGGCCCGCAGGGCCCACCCGTTGGGGGTGAGCAGCGACGCCTGTTCCAGCACCCCGGGGAGCTGGCCGGGACCGAGGAAGTTGCCCCCCAACAAGGCGAAGGCGAAGGCGACCAGCGCGGTGTACGACTCGGCCTGTTGAGGGGTGCGGGCGAGAGAGGTGACGAGGGTGGCCACCCCGGCGATGGCGATCACGGTGGCGACCATGAGCACCACCACCCCGGCCGGGTTGCCCCAGCCGGCGCCGAACACGACCGAGGTGACCACCCAGACGGTGACGAAGCCGGCGAGACCGAGCGCCGCCACCGAGGAGGTCTTGCCGGCGATCACCGCGCCCGGCGGGGTGGGCCCGGACAGGAGGCGGACCAGGGTGCCGTCGGTGCGTTCGGCCAGCACCGAACGGGCGGCCAGGCCGACGGTG
This genomic interval carries:
- a CDS encoding N-acyl-D-amino-acid deacylase family protein encodes the protein MHDLVIRGGMVVDGTGAGPVAADVAVEGDTIVAVGPDVGRGRRTLDADGRLVTPGFVDLHTHLDAQLGWDPLATSSCWHGVTSLVIGNCGVTFAPVRAGDAGYLARMMESVEDIPADSILAGLPFSWESYGQYLDWLGSTPKGVNVGGMVGHCAVRYHAMGERSLDPDAVPTDAELAVMVGAVDEAMAAGALGFSTSRTRRHVAPDGRNVPGTWATETELVALADAVGAHGRGFFGAAPRFDGDGPGVERARSEVALMAAMSRTAGRPFTFNLTNTFSDPDLWRQTLGFVAGANAAGARLRPQTTSRGIGVVFSLDHATPFDSRPGWEALSGLDARTKAAAMTDPDVHAALVAEGDGPAGVDAWRDFYVLTPERGARYDCDPASSLAAHAERAGTSAVEAYVDLCVAHDGQVVLNWPVLNQDFGVIAEMLTDPLVMMGLADAGAHVGQILDASQPTFFLSYWVRERGLVDIGEGVRRITSDTAAFAGLTGRGVVRPGARADLNVVDLDALHLPLPQYVRDFPGDAGRFVQRAEGYGWTLVNGQVFMEDGRHTGVLAGRPLRAA
- a CDS encoding ABC transporter permease — translated: MSRLRAVWAFVAVLFRSLSRDRTALLFMVVLPILVIVVIGSAFGGEGRVGIGVVNTATGPVSEAFVAELEEAEGVAITDYPDADRADAAIRRGDVSAAVVVPGDLDDTVAGGGEVEIAFLGSASDQAALTARVAVSGAVDAVAARAGAARVVVDGLGGSFPDAFAAALSVGQGGDGGRDVEMVDIGGGGTRDISRFSLVAPQNLVLFVFITSLSGGAYLVLARRAGILRRVASLRTDTTTVLVGMATGWFAIALVQSLLILGIGALFFDVDWGDPWGAALLTVAFAAVGASAGLLVGAIGRDEDKVGNLAPIVGITLGALGGCMVPIEVFPPAMLAIAHAVPHYWAIVAWQRLVFDGGGVADIAGSLAVLTGFAVVLLGAASAVLRRQLRHG